Part of the Ornithorhynchus anatinus isolate Pmale09 chromosome X3, mOrnAna1.pri.v4, whole genome shotgun sequence genome, cgaagcgacttgcccaaggtcacgcagcagacgagtggtggagccgggattagaacccaggtccttccgtattctatccactaggccacaccgcttctcttggaTTGTTGCTGCTGGGATCAAGATACTTGGCCTCTTTGCCCGAGCGGGATTTAATCGGAATGGAGGACGGGAGCTTCCCTGGGAATCTATGGAAAATCTACGTTAGAACCAGGTGATTCCTTTTTCCAGATCGCACTTATCCTCCGGTCGCTCTGAATAATCAGAAACGGGCAGACGACCGGAAAGGTGAACGCTAACACCATATGGCAGTTCACCAGCAGAGGAGATTTTTCTTTCATGTTGAGTATAATGCTCAGCATGATGGTCTGTCGTACGTAAAAGAGGCCATAGACAGCGACCAGGACCACCACCCTCTTGGCCGCCCTGACCTCGGGCATCTCCCCGGGGGAGCGTCCGGGCCCGTGGAGGTGCCGGACCCGCCGGTGGTGTCTGTACAGGACGaacaccatgtagccgctggccaaACTCATCAGCCCCACGAAGAACAGGTCGCGGAAGGAGAACACGACGGCGATGAGCAGGGTGGTTTCCGTGCCGACGCTGACTTTTACGCAATATCTGAGGTCCAGCACGAGTTTAACGCTGCTGCCGTTCCTGGGGCCCGTCACGTGCGACGCCATACTTAAATCTACGAGCAGACTGAGGCcccaggacaggaggcaggagaggacgaCGCCCCTGGGCAACCCGGCTTTGAGCCGGGCCaaccggggggtcccggggccgacGGCgacggcctggaagacgctcaggaggcagaTGGCGCAGATGGCCAGCCCCCGGCCCACTCGAGAACCGTACATGAGGAATTTACACCCCACGTCGCTCAGGAAATTTCTCCAACCCCAGGCCGAGAGGGTCTCCGGGATTCCCAGGGTGAGAAGATTCATGGTGTTGGCCAAAGTCAGGTGGCTGAAAATCAGGTCCAGGGAGCTGAACCCGGGGCTGACGCACAACGCGCGGATGTAAAAGACCAGGAGCAGTACGTTCAGCAAGATCCCGATGGTGATCTGAAACAGCATCACGGTCCCGAAGGACGTGGAGATGCCATCCattctctttcatttttcctcaaaacCGGAAGGGGCCTCCTGCAGAgaaatttgggaagaaggagagaggaaggcgaGATGGGAAATCTACCGCTGAATCtgctctgcaattcatttatttatattaatgtccgtctccccttctagtctgtgagatcgttgggggcagggagcgtgtctatcaattctgtcgtcttgtcctctcccaagtgcttagtactgggctctgcgcacagtaagcgttcaataagtacaactgatggattgaacgATTGACTGTGGAGCGATCGCGCTGTGCCCTGACGCTTGGAagagctgcccggctcatttttctacgaaaacgttcagAACGTGTTTCCCccgcctcaaaaaactccagtggtttgcccatccacctccgcgtcaaacagaaacttcttgccatcggctttatgacgctcaaccaccttgccccctcctacctcacctcgctgatttcctactacagcccagcccgcacacttcactcctctaacgcccacctactcactctacctccatctcatctatctcaccaccgttccctcacctacgtcctgcctctggcctggaactcccaccctttTCGTATTCAACATCCCCCCCATAACCCATCTTCCCGTCTTCGAGGCCTTATTAAGAATCAcacttcattcaataatatttattgagcacttactatgtgcagagcactgtactaagcggccttccctcactaaatcctcatttcccctcctccctcgccatACTGTCATCCCACACTTAGGATCTGAATCCTTTAAACTTTTGATATGCACCCCAACTTCACCCCtaagcactcatgtccatatctgtaatttattttaatgtcggtctccccctctaggctgtaagctcctcgtaagCTCTGTTCCaccgagctctcccaagcactcaatacagtgctccgcacccaggacgTACTCAGGGACTACGATCGGGAttgaatagtagagaagcagcaagccctagtggatagggcccgggcctgggagtcagaaggaagtgggttctaatcctgcttcggccccttgtctgctgtgtgacctggagcaaatcactgctcagggcctcggtttccacatctggaaaatggggattacgaccacgagccccgtgtggaacagggccgACGGCCGACGCGGTcatctcgtagctaccccagagctcagaacggtgcccgacacagaggaa contains:
- the ORNANAV1R3019 gene encoding vomeronasal 1 receptor ornAnaV1R3019, whose protein sequence is MDGISTSFGTVMLFQITIGILLNVLLLVFYIRALCVSPGFSSLDLIFSHLTLANTMNLLTLGIPETLSAWGWRNFLSDVGCKFLMYGSRVGRGLAICAICLLSVFQAVAVGPGTPRLARLKAGLPRGVVLSCLLSWGLSLLVDLSMASHVTGPRNGSSVKLVLDLRYCVKVSVGTETTLLIAVVFSFRDLFFVGLMSLASGYMVFVLYRHHRRVRHLHGPGRSPGEMPEVRAAKRVVVLVAVYGLFYVRQTIMLSIILNMKEKSPLLVNCHMVLAFTFPVVCPFLIIQSDRRISAIWKKESPGSNVDFP
- the ORNANAV1R3019 gene encoding vomeronasal 1 receptor ornAnaV1R3019 isoform X1 is translated as MDGISTSFGTVMLFQITIGILLNVLLLVFYIRALCVSPGFSSLDLIFSHLTLANTMNLLTLGIPETLSAWGWRNFLSDVGCKFLMYGSRVGRGLAICAICLLSVFQAVAVGPGTPRLARLKAGLPRGVVLSCLLSWGLSLLVDLSMASHVTGPRNGSSVKLVLDLRYCVKVSVGTETTLLIAVVFSFRDLFFVGLMSLASGYMVFVLYRHHRRVRHLHGPGRSPGEMPEVRAAKRVVVLVAVYGLFYVRQTIMLSIILNMKEKSPLLVNCHMVLAFTFPVVCPFLIIQSDRRISAICQRGKFSVLS